In Nicotiana tabacum cultivar K326 chromosome 11, ASM71507v2, whole genome shotgun sequence, a single window of DNA contains:
- the LOC107828101 gene encoding uncharacterized protein LOC107828101: MDVCDFFGYPKVAKCGLFYCPSEKKVTISVKAKFLEEGYLMNHVPISELVLQKLSKGMVTQSSEKLNDQVQTLKVEVDIPLHFSSGKMSIDLMSRKNKCPKSYFTIDVVRSRSEKEVRMLVRYRLLGESYNRIPEEPNNELVNYDQVLQDKDVEKWAVKKSEIWFMYSNQVWDLVEPPDGVEPIGCK; this comes from the exons ATGGATGTATGTGATTTTTTTGGTTATCCCAAGGTGGCAAAATGTGGTTTATTCTATTGTCCTAGTGAAAAGAAGGTAACTATTAGCGTAAAGGCCAAGTTTCTTGAAGAGGGctatttgatgaaccatgttccTATAAGTGAACTCGTTTTACAAAAACTAAGCAAAGGAATGGTAACTCAGTCTTCTGAAAAATTAAACGATCAAGTACAAACCCTGAAAGTCGAAGTTGACATACCATTGCATTTTAGTAGTGGAAAAATGTCAATAGACTTGATGTCCCGCAAGAACAAGTGCCCGAAGTCATACT TTACAATTGATGTAGTGCGTAGCCGTAGTGAGAAAGAAGTAAGAATGCTAGTTCGTTATAGActattgggagaatcatacaATAGGATCCCTGAGGAGCCTAATAATGAACTTGTTAATTACGACCAAGTACTACAAGATAAAGATGTTGAAAAGTGGGCTGTTAAGAAATCAGAGATATGGTTTATGTACTCTAATCAAGTCTGGGATCTTGTTGAACCACCTGATGGGGTTGAACCCATTGGATGTAAGTAG